In Triticum urartu cultivar G1812 chromosome 6, Tu2.1, whole genome shotgun sequence, the following proteins share a genomic window:
- the LOC125515813 gene encoding alpha/beta-gliadin-like: MKTFLILALLAIVATTATTAVRVPVPQLQPQNPSQQQPQEQVTLVQQQQQFLGQQQPFPPQQPYPQPQPFPSQQPYLQLQPFPQPQLPYSQPQPFRPQQPYPQPQPQYSQPQQPISQQQQQQQQQQQQQQQQQQQQQQKQQPQQQQQILQQILQQQLIPCMDVVLQQHNIAHGRSQVLQQSTYQLLQELCCQHLWQIPEQSQCQAIHNVVHAIILHQQQKQQQQQPSSQVSFQQPQQQYPLGQGSFRPSQQNPQAQGSVQPQQLPQFEEIRNLALQTLPAICNVYIPPYCTITPFGIFGTN, from the coding sequence ATGAAGACCTTTCTCATCCTTGCCCTCCTTGCTATCGTGGCGACCACCGCCACAACTGCAGTTAGAGTTCCAGTGCCACAATTGCAGCCACAAAATCCATCTCAGCAACAGCCACAAGAGCAAGTTACATTggtacaacaacaacaacaatttcTAGGGCAGCAACAACCATTTCCACCACAACAACCATATCCACAGCCGCAACCATTTCCATCACAACAACCATATCTGCAGCTGCAACCATTTCCGCAGCCGCAACTACCATATTCGCAGCCACAACCATTTCGACCACAACAACCATATCCACAACCGCAACCACAGTATTCGCAACCACAACAACCAATTtcacagcagcagcagcagcagcagcagcaacaacaacaacaacaacaacaacaacaacaacaacaacaaaaacaacaaccacaacaacaacaacaaatcCTTCAACAAATTTTGCAACAACAACTGATTCCATGCATGGATGTTGTATTGCAGCAACACAACATAGCGCATGGAAGATCACAAGTTTTGCAACAAAGTACTTACCAGCTGTTGCAAGAATTGTGTTGTCAGCACCTATGGCAGATCCCTGAGCAGTCGCAGTGCCAGGCCATCCACAATGTTGTTCATGCTATTATTCTGCatcaacaacaaaaacaacaacaacaacaaccatcGAGCCAGGTCTCCTTCCAACAGCCTCAGCAACAATATCCATTAGGCCAGGGCTCCTTCCGGCCATCTCAGCAAAACCCACAGGCCCAGGGctctgtccagcctcaacaactGCCCCAGTTCGAGGAAATAAGGAACCTAGCGCTACAGACGCTACCTGCAATTTGCAATGTCTACATCCCTCCATATTGCACCATCACGCCATTTGGCATCTTCGGTACTAACTGA